Proteins encoded by one window of Synechococcus sp. MVIR-18-1:
- a CDS encoding ABC transporter ATP-binding protein, with protein MADLFDEGRPAVAQLRDVSKVYGSGETEVRALNGLDLDVLRGDYLAVMGASGSGKSTAMNVLGCLDRPTSGSYWLNGSAVERLDDDALADLRNKELGFVFQQFHLLPHATALENVMLPMIYAGLPSSEREQRAVAALEQVGLGKRMENRPNQLSGGQQQRVAIARAIINKPALLLADEPTGALDSRTTHDVLNLFDELHAQGITIVLVTHEDDVAARAQTVIHFHDGKVERVAQNRMNPGLKTPSPH; from the coding sequence TTGGCTGATCTCTTCGATGAAGGCCGACCGGCGGTGGCTCAGCTCCGAGATGTCAGCAAGGTCTATGGATCTGGAGAAACGGAGGTTAGAGCTCTCAATGGGTTGGATCTGGATGTGCTGCGCGGCGACTACTTGGCTGTGATGGGAGCGAGTGGATCGGGCAAGAGCACAGCGATGAATGTTTTGGGCTGCTTGGACCGCCCCACCAGCGGCTCCTATTGGCTCAACGGGAGTGCTGTTGAGCGGCTAGATGACGATGCTTTAGCAGATCTGCGCAACAAGGAGCTGGGTTTTGTGTTTCAGCAGTTCCATCTCCTCCCCCATGCGACAGCACTGGAGAACGTAATGCTGCCAATGATTTATGCCGGCCTTCCATCCTCGGAGCGCGAGCAAAGGGCTGTTGCAGCTCTTGAACAGGTGGGCCTTGGCAAAAGGATGGAAAATCGCCCTAACCAATTGTCGGGTGGTCAGCAGCAGCGGGTGGCCATCGCTAGAGCGATTATCAATAAGCCTGCTCTGCTGTTGGCTGATGAGCCCACCGGTGCTTTGGATTCACGCACCACGCATGATGTTTTGAATTTGTTTGATGAATTGCATGCTCAAGGCATCACAATTGTTCTCGTCACCCATGAAGACGATGTGGCAGCTCGTGCACAGACTGTGATTCACTTTCATGACGGCAAGGTTGAGAGAGTGGCACAAAACCGCATGAATCCAGGCCTTAAAACGCCTTCACCTCATTGA
- a CDS encoding biotin--[acetyl-CoA-carboxylase] ligase — protein sequence MVATAVLNHHQRAGGVIHRLRRQQADGWRLKCKPVCASTELELSQWLQSVPWRGERPRAVLADHQTKGQGQRGRRWEAARGGVWISAALPWDSSSGHADMLGLMVALALSERLERKGLPVRIKWPNDLLIDSRKLAGLLPRLVFRGGRLRMVRIGVGMNVANPVPVGAIALRDLLPRGCARRDVWTVEVLRALERIQTLANRPELVRREIEKRLWANQVKDPQSGEIWEIQGLALNGALQLCQGARSASWTRWPDGNHDNLYNLA from the coding sequence TTGGTGGCAACAGCAGTGCTGAACCATCACCAACGGGCAGGAGGAGTCATCCATCGCCTGCGCAGACAACAAGCTGATGGTTGGAGGCTGAAATGCAAACCAGTTTGTGCAAGCACTGAACTTGAACTGAGCCAATGGCTTCAGTCAGTGCCCTGGCGCGGAGAACGTCCTCGAGCTGTTCTGGCCGATCACCAAACCAAAGGACAGGGCCAGCGTGGCCGCCGCTGGGAGGCAGCCCGCGGAGGGGTCTGGATCAGCGCTGCTCTTCCCTGGGATTCGAGCAGCGGTCATGCCGACATGCTCGGCCTGATGGTGGCGCTAGCCCTAAGTGAACGCTTGGAACGGAAGGGTCTACCCGTGCGGATCAAATGGCCCAACGATCTCCTCATCGATTCCCGAAAATTGGCTGGATTGCTTCCTCGACTGGTTTTTCGTGGTGGTCGTTTACGCATGGTGCGCATTGGCGTTGGGATGAATGTGGCCAACCCGGTTCCCGTTGGGGCCATTGCCCTTCGCGACCTCTTGCCACGTGGATGCGCCCGTCGAGACGTTTGGACGGTGGAGGTATTAAGAGCCTTAGAGAGAATCCAGACCCTGGCAAACCGTCCAGAGCTTGTGCGTCGTGAGATAGAGAAGCGGCTTTGGGCCAATCAGGTTAAGGATCCTCAGAGCGGAGAGATCTGGGAGATCCAAGGATTGGCCCTGAATGGAGCGCTTCAGCTTTGCCAAGGAGCCCGGAGCGCTAGCTGGACCCGCTGGCCGGATGGCAACCATGACAATCTCTACAATCTCGCTTAA
- the trxA gene encoding thioredoxin → MSSAVSDFTDAAFEQEVLKASTTVLVDFWAPWCGPCRLMAPLMDWASETYAGRLLVGKLEVDGNPITRDGFKVQGIPTLILFRNGQEIARHEGAIARPQLQAFVDAHL, encoded by the coding sequence GTGTCTTCAGCTGTTTCCGACTTCACAGATGCAGCGTTCGAGCAGGAGGTATTGAAGGCGTCCACGACCGTTTTGGTTGACTTCTGGGCCCCATGGTGTGGCCCATGCCGGTTGATGGCGCCGTTGATGGACTGGGCCTCTGAGACCTATGCCGGCCGCCTTTTGGTGGGCAAGCTCGAAGTCGATGGCAACCCGATCACCCGCGATGGTTTCAAAGTTCAAGGCATTCCAACCCTGATCCTGTTCCGGAACGGCCAGGAAATTGCTCGACACGAAGGGGCCATTGCCCGCCCCCAGTTACAAGCCTTTGTGGATGCTCACCTCTAA
- a CDS encoding PspA/IM30 family protein, with the protein MGFFDRLSRLLRANLNDLVSKAEDPVKILDQAVSDMQDDLVKLRQAVAMAIASQKRLKNQAEQAESQARTWYERAELALKKNEDELAREALTRRKTFQETATSLGTQVQAQSAQVETLKKSLVALEGKIAEARTKKDMLKARAQAAQAQQQLQSAVGSMGTNSAMAAFERMEDKVQSLEASSQAAAELAGADLDSQFAALEGGDDVDDELAALRKQVKGGSEAAALPAADSEVKPVKVEEVDADLEELRRSIDKL; encoded by the coding sequence ATGGGTTTCTTCGACCGGCTCAGCCGTCTGCTGCGCGCCAACCTGAATGATCTCGTTAGCAAAGCTGAGGATCCCGTCAAGATCCTCGACCAAGCCGTCTCTGATATGCAAGACGACCTGGTCAAGCTCCGACAGGCTGTTGCCATGGCGATCGCCAGTCAAAAACGGCTCAAAAACCAGGCAGAGCAGGCCGAGTCTCAAGCCCGTACCTGGTATGAGCGCGCCGAACTTGCTCTCAAGAAAAATGAGGATGAACTAGCGCGTGAGGCCCTGACCCGTCGCAAAACCTTCCAAGAGACAGCCACATCTCTTGGCACACAAGTTCAGGCTCAAAGCGCTCAAGTTGAAACGCTCAAAAAAAGCTTGGTCGCTTTAGAGGGAAAGATTGCCGAGGCTCGAACGAAAAAAGACATGCTCAAAGCCCGGGCTCAAGCCGCCCAGGCCCAACAGCAGCTCCAGAGCGCCGTTGGCAGCATGGGAACCAATTCAGCCATGGCTGCCTTCGAGCGCATGGAAGACAAGGTTCAATCTCTCGAAGCCAGTAGCCAAGCAGCCGCTGAGCTCGCTGGTGCTGACCTCGATAGTCAGTTCGCGGCTCTGGAAGGCGGCGACGATGTAGATGATGAATTGGCAGCCTTACGAAAGCAGGTCAAAGGAGGCTCGGAGGCTGCAGCTCTCCCAGCAGCCGACTCCGAGGTGAAACCGGTCAAGGTGGAAGAGGTGGATGCCGATTTAGAAGAGCTGCGTCGATCTATCGACAAACTGTGA
- a CDS encoding M23 family metallopeptidase has translation MVLRWLAAPLVLTLPSAPQSPQGLPAPQAPLLPPAELRVKPPQRFDRSLESLERNQIITPQERRTLERGAVAKPINVPRFQQACRSGALSKRECATGIAFRGRSNRATFSQRQRRLAPISVPVSALLAGAGHGFRLESVFSVSPRPLAIAGNGDQRLLFPIIGSAITTSEFGMRQHPVIGRWLMHAGKDLAAPEGTPVIAALSGTVMSSGLAGGYGIAVELEHKSPRRRTLYGHLSEIYVKSGQKVQQGEVIGRVGSTGLSTGPHLHFELRTKQGNGWVAKDPGELDLNPITASGTDAVSLLVGQLMNSLERDKA, from the coding sequence GTGGTCCTGCGCTGGCTTGCTGCTCCCTTGGTGCTGACCCTTCCCTCTGCTCCTCAGAGTCCTCAAGGCCTTCCTGCGCCTCAGGCGCCCCTACTTCCTCCCGCTGAACTTCGCGTCAAGCCACCCCAGCGCTTCGATCGCTCGTTGGAGTCCCTCGAACGCAATCAAATCATCACTCCGCAAGAGCGTCGAACGCTCGAAAGAGGAGCGGTTGCCAAGCCCATCAATGTGCCGCGCTTTCAACAAGCTTGTCGAAGTGGCGCTCTCTCCAAGCGTGAATGCGCCACTGGCATTGCCTTTCGCGGGCGCTCCAATCGTGCAACGTTCAGCCAAAGACAGCGGCGTCTCGCTCCGATCTCGGTCCCCGTTTCTGCGCTTCTTGCCGGAGCCGGACATGGCTTTCGTTTGGAGTCCGTTTTCTCCGTTTCACCCAGACCTCTTGCGATCGCAGGCAATGGTGATCAGCGCTTGCTCTTCCCCATCATTGGCTCTGCCATCACCACCAGTGAATTCGGGATGCGCCAGCATCCCGTGATCGGCCGTTGGTTGATGCATGCAGGAAAAGACCTGGCTGCCCCAGAAGGAACGCCTGTCATTGCGGCACTCTCAGGCACGGTCATGAGTAGTGGACTCGCCGGGGGCTATGGCATCGCTGTGGAGTTAGAGCACAAGTCCCCCAGGCGGCGGACGCTCTATGGACATCTCTCAGAGATCTACGTGAAATCTGGACAGAAGGTCCAACAAGGTGAGGTGATCGGAAGAGTCGGAAGCACCGGCCTCAGCACGGGACCCCATCTTCATTTTGAACTGAGAACAAAGCAGGGCAACGGGTGGGTGGCAAAAGATCCTGGCGAACTGGATCTCAACCCGATCACAGCATCTGGCACTGATGCCGTATCTCTGCTTGTTGGTCAACTCATGAACAGTCTCGAGAGAGACAAAGCCTGA
- a CDS encoding response regulator transcription factor encodes MAQLPEPSDQTIRILLVDDEVRLTELLRLELDVEGYDVEVASDGATGLIKARSHPEPELIVLDWNLPDFSGVDICQRIRSSGVTTPILMLTGHDDIADRVKALDAGVDDYLVKPFSIEELMARLRAMQRRAQGFSGSGQGKDAELTFLAVGGLTINTQTRDVHRSGQRIQLSVKEYELLCFLMRGSGKVLERSEIMKGVWGEDFYGDDNLLDVYIRYLRQKVESKDLPPLIHTVRGVGFILRDESVSSGS; translated from the coding sequence ATGGCTCAGTTGCCAGAACCTTCTGATCAAACGATTCGAATTCTGCTTGTGGATGACGAAGTCCGCTTAACGGAGTTGTTGCGATTGGAGTTGGACGTTGAGGGGTATGACGTTGAGGTCGCATCTGATGGCGCCACTGGATTAATTAAAGCCAGAAGTCACCCAGAGCCTGAGCTCATTGTTCTGGATTGGAACCTTCCCGATTTCTCCGGTGTGGACATATGCCAGCGAATTCGTAGTAGTGGAGTGACGACTCCAATCTTAATGTTGACGGGTCACGATGATATTGCTGATCGCGTTAAAGCTCTTGATGCTGGTGTTGATGATTATTTGGTGAAACCTTTTTCGATTGAAGAATTAATGGCTCGGTTGAGAGCGATGCAGCGAAGAGCACAAGGCTTTTCGGGCTCAGGGCAGGGGAAGGATGCCGAGTTAACTTTTTTGGCGGTTGGAGGTTTAACAATCAATACCCAAACAAGGGATGTTCATCGTTCTGGGCAAAGAATTCAGCTTTCGGTGAAGGAGTATGAGCTGCTTTGCTTCTTGATGCGTGGAAGCGGAAAAGTCTTGGAACGATCAGAGATTATGAAGGGTGTCTGGGGTGAAGACTTTTACGGAGACGATAACTTGCTTGATGTTTATATCCGCTACTTAAGGCAAAAAGTGGAAAGCAAGGATCTTCCACCTTTAATCCATACCGTTCGTGGCGTTGGATTCATCTTGAGGGATGAAAGTGTTTCCTCCGGCTCTTAA
- a CDS encoding aminotransferase class I/II-fold pyridoxal phosphate-dependent enzyme: MLTSKRLARLGSGVFDRNDQRKRSYKLGATHQQQPLIDLSLGCTDLLPPPAAVQAMGDHLQEPRSAAYCLHAATASFREAAAAWCEQRLDVKVDPEREVLLLVGSQEGTAHFPLTVLDPGDQALILDPSYPSHRGGLELADASIQTLPLTPEQGWAPDFQAITASQWDQLRLLMLGFPHNPTACVGQQSWLDEAMSQAQHHDLVVAHDNPYLDLALEGEAPSLLRCPQWRERGIEFFSLSKGWCLGGFRLAFAIGAEPLITALRQIKSVIDFNQCQALQQGAVVALSDHADWPANLLPIYRERRDRTLAALTGLGWSVPSPSMALYLWMPLPAWARAQGWGDEQMAAQLLEHCGVVVTPGSGFGEAGRDWLRLALVRPVAELEAAVARLTPWWQQQC; the protein is encoded by the coding sequence ATGCTCACCTCTAAGCGACTGGCTCGCCTTGGGAGCGGAGTTTTTGATCGGAATGATCAGCGCAAACGCTCTTACAAGCTCGGAGCAACACACCAACAGCAACCGCTGATCGACCTCTCCCTGGGATGCACCGATTTGCTTCCCCCGCCTGCTGCAGTGCAGGCCATGGGGGATCACCTCCAGGAGCCAAGGAGCGCGGCCTACTGCCTGCACGCCGCAACAGCCTCGTTTCGAGAGGCCGCAGCAGCCTGGTGCGAGCAGCGTCTGGATGTGAAGGTGGATCCTGAGCGTGAGGTCCTTCTCCTGGTTGGATCTCAAGAGGGGACCGCCCATTTCCCACTGACGGTCTTAGACCCAGGTGACCAAGCCCTCATTCTTGATCCGTCTTACCCCTCCCATCGCGGAGGGCTTGAACTAGCAGATGCTTCCATCCAGACCCTGCCCCTCACCCCAGAACAAGGTTGGGCACCGGACTTCCAAGCGATCACAGCCAGTCAGTGGGATCAACTGCGACTCTTGATGCTGGGTTTTCCCCATAACCCCACAGCCTGTGTTGGTCAACAATCCTGGCTTGACGAAGCGATGAGTCAGGCCCAACACCATGACCTGGTGGTCGCCCACGACAACCCTTATCTAGATCTAGCGCTTGAGGGAGAGGCCCCTTCCCTTCTGCGTTGTCCTCAATGGCGCGAACGCGGGATCGAGTTCTTTTCTCTCTCCAAGGGGTGGTGCCTTGGTGGCTTTCGTCTGGCATTCGCAATCGGAGCCGAACCCCTGATTACGGCCTTGAGGCAGATCAAAAGCGTGATCGATTTCAATCAATGTCAGGCGCTTCAGCAGGGCGCTGTGGTGGCCCTCTCGGATCACGCCGATTGGCCAGCCAATCTCTTGCCGATCTACCGCGAACGGCGTGATCGCACCCTTGCGGCACTGACAGGACTTGGATGGTCGGTCCCATCGCCATCGATGGCCCTTTATCTCTGGATGCCTCTTCCTGCCTGGGCCCGCGCCCAAGGATGGGGAGACGAGCAGATGGCCGCTCAGCTTCTCGAGCATTGCGGGGTTGTGGTCACACCGGGCTCCGGGTTTGGAGAGGCTGGGCGTGATTGGCTACGCCTTGCCTTAGTCCGTCCAGTCGCCGAACTTGAGGCTGCAGTTGCACGGCTGACGCCTTGGTGGCAACAGCAGTGCTGA
- a CDS encoding DUF721 domain-containing protein has protein sequence MGRAPRSQRRRFGRGEVLVPPPPPPVQPLQECLEFLRSKWRREGSLAALWQDWPQLAGRPLADHCKPLNLSHGVLTVGARHPQWRQALQYSKPQLLAAVRSAGHAVRDLRIQQHHPSPTAELETEESVWARHPSRIDVHGMASCPCCDSPAPAGEMALWGHCGFCRRLKLSESLGSSQ, from the coding sequence ATGGGGCGAGCCCCTCGATCCCAACGGCGCCGTTTTGGTCGTGGAGAGGTGTTGGTGCCGCCGCCACCGCCGCCGGTTCAACCTCTTCAGGAGTGCCTGGAGTTTTTGCGGAGCAAATGGAGACGAGAGGGATCACTGGCTGCGCTTTGGCAGGACTGGCCCCAATTGGCGGGGCGTCCCTTGGCGGATCACTGCAAGCCTTTGAATTTGAGCCACGGCGTCCTCACGGTGGGAGCGCGTCACCCGCAATGGCGACAAGCTCTTCAGTACAGCAAACCTCAACTTTTGGCAGCAGTGCGAAGCGCTGGCCATGCCGTGCGCGATCTGAGGATTCAGCAACATCACCCTTCCCCTACGGCAGAGTTAGAGACAGAAGAGAGTGTTTGGGCTCGCCATCCGAGCCGGATCGATGTGCACGGAATGGCGTCATGCCCTTGCTGTGACAGCCCAGCTCCTGCAGGCGAGATGGCGCTCTGGGGCCACTGCGGGTTCTGCCGAAGACTGAAGCTTTCAGAGTCGCTCGGAAGCAGTCAGTAA